From Vicinamibacteria bacterium, the proteins below share one genomic window:
- a CDS encoding aldo/keto reductase: GSTGLRVTRLGLGGAPLGGLFESVSDGDAGETVRAAYDAGVRTFDTAPFYGHGLGEMRLGRELKRYPRESFVLSSKVGRVLMPAVDGDLEDHKYRDVLPMNPIFDFSQSGIHRSFESSLVRLGVERIDILHLHDPDHHFEQALDVAYPALAELRDAGRIRALGVGMNQWEMLYDFAQRAEFDCFLLAGRYTLLDQSALHTFLPECERRGISVLLGGPYNSGILATGSSGNGHYDYEDVPSTILEKVKRLESVAARHAVPLKAAALQFPAAHPAIVCVLAGARSASEVEENANMMSHPIPESFWMELRERGLIAPNAPVPRT; this comes from the coding sequence GGTAGCACCGGCCTTCGTGTTACCCGCCTCGGGCTCGGTGGCGCGCCGTTGGGCGGGCTCTTCGAGAGCGTTTCCGACGGCGATGCCGGGGAGACAGTGCGAGCCGCCTACGACGCCGGGGTTCGCACGTTCGACACCGCTCCTTTCTACGGGCACGGCCTGGGCGAGATGCGTCTCGGTCGCGAGCTGAAACGCTACCCACGCGAAAGCTTCGTGCTGTCCAGCAAGGTGGGCCGTGTGCTCATGCCCGCCGTCGACGGCGACCTCGAGGATCACAAATACCGCGACGTGCTGCCGATGAATCCGATCTTCGATTTCAGCCAGAGCGGGATCCACCGCTCGTTCGAATCGAGCCTGGTGCGGCTCGGCGTCGAGCGCATCGACATCCTCCACCTTCATGACCCTGACCATCATTTCGAGCAGGCTCTCGACGTGGCCTATCCCGCTCTTGCCGAGCTCCGCGACGCCGGTCGTATTCGGGCCCTGGGCGTGGGAATGAACCAGTGGGAAATGCTCTACGACTTCGCGCAGCGGGCAGAATTCGATTGCTTCCTTCTGGCCGGCCGGTACACGTTGCTCGACCAGAGCGCGCTCCACACCTTTTTGCCGGAATGCGAGCGACGAGGAATCTCCGTACTTCTCGGAGGGCCCTACAACAGTGGGATCCTGGCGACGGGGAGCTCCGGCAACGGCCACTATGACTACGAAGACGTACCGTCCACGATCCTGGAGAAAGTGAAGCGTCTCGAAAGCGTGGCCGCACGGCACGCCGTTCCGCTCAAGGCGGCTGCTCTCCAGTTTCCCGCGGCACATCCCGCCATCGTTTGCGTGCTCGCCGGTGCTCGAAGCGCGTCCGAAGTGGAAGAGAACGCGAATATGATGTCCCATCCGATTCCGGAAAGTTTCTGGATGGAGCTCCGGGAGCGGGGGCTCATTGCTCCGAACGCGCCCGTGCCACGAACGTAG
- a CDS encoding DUF1080 domain-containing protein translates to MVRSFAATIAVALVSCGSEPTPEPEGPFDSGLLGRWDVTVGGEDSYPLWFEVEETGGRLAGRLQGRFGHALPMEDVQAMGAHLMWNVEGTSYHSNLEGEQIRGALTTAEGENRDWIAVRAPMLPAPVEPEWGEPIELFNGVDLSGWRPRHPEASNFWRAEDGVLVNDDAGTDLVTESSFEDFRLHIEVQVPAGSNSGIYLRGRYEVQVQDDHGKEPHALHMGGIYGQVTPTSNAALPPGEWQTFDITLLGRWVTVVLNGETVVDNQEIPGITGGALDSKESEPGPIFLQGDHGRILYRNMVLTPAL, encoded by the coding sequence ATGGTTCGTTCGTTCGCCGCTACCATCGCCGTAGCTCTGGTCTCCTGTGGGTCCGAACCCACCCCGGAGCCGGAGGGGCCGTTCGACTCCGGCCTCCTGGGCCGCTGGGACGTCACCGTGGGGGGAGAGGACAGCTATCCCCTGTGGTTCGAGGTCGAGGAGACCGGCGGCCGGCTCGCGGGACGCCTTCAGGGCCGTTTCGGCCACGCGCTCCCGATGGAGGACGTCCAGGCAATGGGAGCCCATCTCATGTGGAACGTCGAGGGCACGAGCTATCACTCCAACCTGGAAGGGGAACAAATCCGCGGAGCGCTGACAACCGCGGAGGGAGAGAATCGCGACTGGATTGCGGTGCGCGCGCCAATGCTTCCGGCGCCGGTGGAGCCGGAATGGGGCGAGCCGATCGAGTTGTTCAATGGCGTCGACCTCTCCGGGTGGAGGCCGCGCCACCCCGAGGCGTCCAACTTCTGGCGCGCCGAAGACGGCGTGCTCGTCAACGACGATGCCGGAACCGACCTCGTAACCGAGTCGAGCTTCGAGGATTTCCGACTGCACATCGAGGTCCAGGTTCCCGCGGGAAGCAACAGCGGCATCTACCTTCGGGGACGTTACGAGGTCCAGGTGCAGGACGATCACGGGAAGGAGCCGCACGCCCTCCACATGGGGGGAATCTACGGGCAGGTCACTCCGACGTCGAACGCCGCCCTTCCCCCGGGCGAATGGCAGACTTTCGACATCACGCTTCTCGGGCGCTGGGTAACGGTCGTCTTGAACGGAGAGACCGTCGTCGACAACCAGGAGATACCCGGTATCACCGGTGGGGCGCTCGACTCGAAGGAGTCAGAGCCGGGCCCGATCTTCCTCCAGGGCGACCACGGACGAATTCTCTATAGAAATATGGTGCTGACACCGGCGCTCTAG
- a CDS encoding Gfo/Idh/MocA family oxidoreductase: protein MRRREFLKTSALAAAATSLVPSAFARQAAPDRIRVGVLGSGARAQELMRSALEIPGVELAAVCDAYQGRAERAKEIAGSASRIHADYREILDRSDIQAVFIGSPDHWHRQMSLDALAAGKDVYIEKPMTYDVDEGLEVIAAAKMSDRIFQVGSQGMSSATQIKAKELIQSGALGQVTLIRASYNRNTAGGAWIYPIPPDASERTVDWERFLGPAPKHPFSLERFFRWRCYWDYSGGIATDLFVHLVTTIHFVMSAKMPETIMASGQLYRWKESRDVPDTVNAILVYPEGFTVNLSSTFNNQSSRESGFEILGTEGAIAFRGGSLVYTPENLYEDNRWVVESWKQELAEAFYEDPDVQARETPETWTPEMKSSQQTWDEWGRNATVVHLAHFIDSVRSRKPSVQDALTGHRAASVAHLINASLKREEPVSWDFAAEKMKA from the coding sequence ATGAGACGTCGTGAATTCCTCAAGACGAGCGCGCTCGCCGCCGCGGCCACCAGCCTCGTGCCCAGCGCATTCGCCAGGCAGGCGGCGCCGGATCGCATTCGTGTGGGAGTTCTCGGCTCGGGAGCTCGTGCCCAGGAGCTCATGCGGTCGGCGCTCGAGATTCCCGGAGTCGAGCTCGCCGCCGTCTGTGACGCTTACCAGGGGAGAGCCGAGCGAGCGAAGGAGATTGCCGGGAGTGCCTCACGCATCCATGCCGACTACCGAGAGATCCTCGATCGGAGTGACATCCAGGCGGTATTCATCGGCTCGCCCGACCACTGGCATCGCCAGATGTCGCTCGACGCTCTGGCCGCGGGGAAAGACGTCTACATCGAGAAACCCATGACGTACGACGTCGACGAGGGCCTCGAGGTCATCGCCGCCGCCAAGATGTCCGATCGCATCTTTCAGGTTGGAAGCCAAGGCATGAGCTCCGCCACGCAGATCAAGGCGAAGGAGCTGATCCAGTCGGGTGCCCTCGGACAGGTTACGCTCATCCGGGCCTCTTACAATCGCAACACCGCGGGCGGCGCCTGGATCTATCCCATTCCTCCGGACGCATCGGAGCGCACCGTCGACTGGGAGAGGTTTCTCGGCCCGGCGCCTAAACACCCGTTCAGCCTGGAGCGATTCTTTCGGTGGCGGTGCTACTGGGATTACTCCGGCGGCATCGCCACCGACCTGTTCGTGCACCTGGTGACGACCATCCACTTCGTCATGAGCGCGAAGATGCCGGAGACCATCATGGCGTCGGGACAGCTCTATCGATGGAAGGAATCACGTGACGTGCCCGACACGGTGAACGCGATACTCGTCTACCCCGAGGGCTTCACCGTCAACCTCTCCTCGACGTTCAACAACCAGTCGAGCCGCGAGTCGGGGTTCGAGATCCTCGGGACCGAAGGCGCAATCGCCTTCCGCGGAGGCTCGCTCGTCTACACGCCGGAAAACCTCTACGAGGACAACCGCTGGGTGGTGGAGTCCTGGAAACAAGAGCTGGCCGAGGCGTTTTACGAGGATCCGGACGTTCAGGCGCGGGAGACGCCCGAGACCTGGACGCCCGAGATGAAGTCGTCGCAGCAGACCTGGGATGAATGGGGACGAAACGCCACCGTCGTTCACCTCGCTCATTTCATCGATTCAGTGCGCTCGCGAAAGCCTTCCGTTCAGGACGCGCTCACCGGCCACCGTGCCGCTTCGGTGGCCCACCTGATCAATGCTTCCTTGAAGCGCGAGGAGCCCGTAAGCTGGGATTTCGCCGCCGAGAAGATGAAGGCCTAG
- a CDS encoding GMC family oxidoreductase, with the protein MSTQERRYDVAVVGSGAGGGMVAKVLTEAGAEVVLLEAGPMWDTARDSAMLKFSYESPRRGAKTPERQFGEFDAGLGGWSLDGEPYTVADGSLFDWFRVRMLGGRTNHWGRISLRFGPRDFKPRSHDGLGDDWPIDYADIAPYYDAIDRLIGIYGTNEGLPNDPDGIFQPPPEPRCYERWVKTACDDLGITCIPSRMSILTRPLNGRPACHYCGQCGRGCAAHSNFSSPTVLLPPALATGRLTLVANAMAREVTTDGRGLATGVSYVDKTDGNDRQVAADIVVLAASACESARLLLNSRSALFPDGLANSSGVVGKYLMDSTGTDAAGYFPRLANGPPHNEDGAGDHLYMPWWLDNRRLDFPRGYHIELWGGRRMPRFGFLDGIEKTPFGGGYGKPLKEAYRARYGATVGFSGRGEMVPNARSYCEIDPEAVDRWGIPVLKFHFEWSENELLQVKHMHETFHRIIEHLGGTPLTPMPTREEDFGILPGGRIIHEVGVTRMGASPRTSVLNAFCQAHDVKNLFVADGGPFVSNPNKNPTWTILALALRTGEYIAEERRKGNL; encoded by the coding sequence ATGTCAACTCAGGAGAGACGCTACGACGTCGCGGTCGTGGGCTCGGGTGCCGGCGGTGGAATGGTCGCCAAGGTGCTGACCGAAGCGGGAGCTGAAGTGGTGCTGCTCGAAGCGGGACCCATGTGGGACACCGCAAGAGACTCGGCCATGCTCAAGTTCTCGTACGAATCGCCGAGGCGTGGCGCCAAGACGCCCGAGCGGCAATTCGGGGAGTTCGACGCCGGACTCGGGGGTTGGTCACTCGATGGTGAGCCCTACACGGTTGCCGACGGCAGCCTGTTCGACTGGTTTCGCGTTCGCATGCTCGGTGGACGGACGAACCACTGGGGACGCATCTCACTGCGCTTCGGTCCTCGTGACTTCAAGCCGAGAAGTCACGACGGGCTCGGCGACGACTGGCCGATCGATTACGCCGACATCGCGCCCTACTACGATGCGATCGATCGGCTCATCGGGATCTATGGAACGAACGAAGGCCTTCCCAACGATCCCGATGGAATCTTTCAGCCCCCACCGGAGCCGAGATGCTACGAGCGGTGGGTCAAGACGGCGTGCGACGATCTCGGCATTACCTGCATCCCCTCACGGATGTCGATTCTCACCCGCCCCCTCAACGGAAGGCCGGCCTGCCACTACTGCGGCCAGTGCGGCCGAGGCTGCGCCGCGCATTCGAACTTCTCGTCGCCCACGGTGCTCCTCCCGCCGGCCCTGGCGACGGGGCGTCTGACGCTGGTCGCGAACGCGATGGCGCGCGAAGTCACTACCGACGGACGCGGGCTCGCGACGGGGGTCTCTTACGTCGACAAGACCGATGGAAACGATCGACAGGTTGCCGCCGACATCGTCGTCCTCGCCGCAAGCGCCTGCGAATCCGCACGGCTGCTCCTGAACTCTCGTTCGGCCCTGTTTCCCGATGGGCTGGCGAACTCGAGCGGAGTCGTCGGCAAGTACTTGATGGACAGCACGGGAACGGATGCTGCCGGTTACTTTCCCCGACTCGCGAACGGGCCTCCGCACAACGAGGACGGCGCCGGGGACCACCTGTACATGCCCTGGTGGCTCGACAACCGGCGGCTCGACTTCCCTCGGGGCTATCACATCGAGCTCTGGGGCGGCCGGCGGATGCCACGATTCGGATTTCTCGACGGCATCGAGAAAACCCCGTTCGGAGGCGGCTACGGAAAACCACTCAAGGAAGCTTATCGAGCTCGGTACGGAGCGACCGTGGGTTTCTCCGGCCGGGGCGAGATGGTGCCAAACGCCCGCTCTTATTGCGAAATCGATCCCGAAGCGGTGGACCGATGGGGAATACCCGTCCTCAAGTTCCATTTCGAGTGGAGCGAGAACGAGTTGCTTCAAGTCAAACACATGCACGAGACGTTCCACAGGATCATCGAGCACCTTGGCGGAACTCCTCTTACGCCGATGCCGACCCGAGAAGAGGACTTCGGCATTCTCCCCGGCGGCCGGATCATTCACGAGGTCGGTGTTACCCGTATGGGAGCCTCTCCCCGAACCTCCGTGCTCAACGCCTTCTGCCAGGCGCATGACGTGAAGAACCTCTTCGTCGCCGACGGGGGGCCTTTTGTCAGCAATCCCAACAAGAACCCGACGTGGACGATCCTCGCACTGGCCCTGCGAACCGGAGAGTACATCGCGGAAGAACGGAGGAAAGGAAACCTTTGA